One Carettochelys insculpta isolate YL-2023 chromosome 1, ASM3395843v1, whole genome shotgun sequence genomic window, AAATTTAGAACGATTGTGCTTTCCCCTTAGTTTGTGAAGCACAGCACCTTAGGGACTCTATAACTCATCAGGTAGCAGCTCTAAGCTTCCAGAAACTAGACACTTACTCCATTACACGACATTCTATGCCAAACAATATCCCCAACAATTAACTTTGCCTCAAGACTCAGAAGATTCTCCAGCAATCTGCTTCTCTCTCTGCCTTCTGACTAGGTTTCAGAGATCAAGCCACCCCAGTTTACCAAGGATGAGTGTCTGTCCCCTATGCAGGGGCTCCACAAGAGTCCAAATGGTCTCAATTTTACCTCCAAGTTAAAAAATCCCAGGTCTGCCCCATTGGTTAAGCAGGGCTGGGAAATTACATTGATTGACTGGACCTGAAAAGTGAAAACTGTGCAGGATTTAGtgcagattttaaaaagtcacaagATTCTGGAGGCCACGCAGCTCTCTACATACACGAACGTGATATGCTTTAGGtcaagaggaaccatccaatctGATTGTTTCCTGCTGACTGCTTCACAACAATACCCATGATACCAGGGGAAGTcagctgcccttccagcaggagcAGTGGCAACAGTAGGACAGGGAGTTTAGTTAATTAAGCACTAGGAAATACTAGAACTTCTGTGGCTAAGGAGTGCATATTCCCTTCTTTCCAGTGCCAGCCTTTCCTCCCCATGTCTACCCACTGGAATAGCTACTGTATTATTTAACAAGTGCCATTACATTATGTAATCATATCAAAGTATGGCAGAGCCATGAATGCCAACCAAAAAGCTAGAAAATGGAATTTTGTTTGCAGACAGGTACCATGGATGCGATTCATGTGCCACATCTCTTTCTTGCTCTGACACACACCTGTCACACTCCTCTTCATGTGGCAACAAACTGTGCAAGTTCATTTTTCTTAATTCCACAATCCaatgccccactcccccaccccgagGGCCAAGAAAGCTCAGAAGGCAACTGTCTCAtgtggctgggcaggggtcagaTGTATTATTCTAATTACCTTGAACAGCTAAACTTACTAAGACCTGTATGACACTTTGATTAAAACATAGGCAATTGGCCATGGCCAAAcgttataggtcatgttttcagcCGGCTCTTATCACAATGCCATATTGCCAGCTTCCAGGAGAGTCTGCAGGACCATCATGCCTCACTCCCAAGCATTTTGCCTGATCCTCCTGCAGTCACTTTTTGTGCAAAATTGAAACAGTGTGTGGTACTTGCATGTTGCATTCTATACAAAAcccctttctctccccctcccaccccttttgtttaaaacatttatataaatttattttaacaGAAAGTTAGAAATCTTATTtacatttttccccaaaagagcaTCTAAAAATCAGCTCCTTCCACTGCCCCTAAAGAAGATATAAATCTTAacctagatttaaaaaagaaaactgctaAGCCTCCCATCTTCTACAAATAAATATGGCATTAAACAGAAGCCGATTTGGAGACGGTCCTCTGTCGCTCAATCTGTAGATCAAGAATAAGTTAGGGTTTCAGAATTTCCTGGTCTTCAAATTGATTCACTCCACTATTTGAGGTATAGATTTCTCTTGTTAGAAATCCCAAGAAGGTTCCATATCCCATTACATGAGGCTTGGATTTGCAGGTGCTCATGTCACTAGACAGTTAAATTTAACTCCTCTTGCAGTCCTCTGTTTTGGTTACGATCCTGGGCTGAAGACAGGTTTTACTGCATGTCTCCCTCCTCTGTGCAGCCTCCCCCAACTGTGAAACGGAATTCCTGAAGATTCGAAACACCATGGAAGTGCACAAAAGCTCCAGCCACTACGAAGATGTGAAACAGCTGATGGGAGTGGAACTGTGGAAGCAAGACATGACAGTTCAGACAGACGGAGTCGAAGTATCACTCTCTTTCCAAAAAGACTTGTGTTGGGTTTCAGTGCACAACAGCAACAGCTTAACTTCACTTGCTGAGCTACTCAATGTGCCATATTAAATCAGCTGCTATAGTATCACTGGCTACAGCACCTTCCCCCTCCTCTAGCTGCATTCACTGGAAGCAGGAGAAAATCATCTGCTTCAGATGGCATAGCCACCAGAATCACTTTGCATACCTGAAACTTAAAAGAAACACACAACTAGACCCCTAGCCATCTTTGGCAGTTATCACACCAGCATGCAGCCAGTTCCCAGGCTAAAAGGCTGACAAGTAGTGTATTTTTACTTTACTCTTACTGCTTGGTAATTTCTGGAGTTAGTGACATGTCCTATCTTATCAGTTGGGATAAGTATTGGCGTTCTGCTCTAGTAGTCCCAGACACATAATCAAATGGCCTTTCCAAACAGAGTTGTTCCGTCTGCTCTATCACCATGGGGGAGAGCCAACCTGAACACGGCTCAACGAGTTGTCTGAGGTTTAATTAATGCTAAAATCTGAAGTTCAGTCACTGGCTAGCCAGAATAACGAACCTAGGAAGTGCGTGATTACACTGCACCAAAGGGAAACTATGAGGGAGTGATACTGAACACACCTTCCAGTTTAAAGGAAGAGGTAACAGCATGTATAGTGGGTTTGGATACCCATTTGGATACCTTTGAGACTAAGAGCAACATGGCATGAACTTGGCAGCACCTCAGGGACAAAGTACAGTCCCACAGCTAGCCTTTGTAAAGGCATTTCAGCAATTTGTAACAGCACCGTCTCAACTTTTCAATTGTCAAATCCATTAATTGCTTCCAGATCACGAAATCTGACAAGCAGCTTTTAGAAGGGAGGGGGGGTCACTGTATTATTCTAATTACCTTGAATAGCTAAACAGTTGCCACCAAAGAAACAACTCCATAGCAATATCCGTCTTCAGCCTAACAAGCTGGTATGCCACACTCTTAACATCCAATTACTTTTCAGACTCACCCAGATATCGCACTTGCCCGGGAAGAATCTCTCTGGTATCCGGGCAGCATACAGCGCAGCACCAGTGATGTACAGGCAGGCCATCAGAGCCAGCCAGCCTATCTGCCCCATTGTGGCTGCTCTGAGAAGGCCTTCAGAGATGACAAAATGTAGGGTAGGGATGACACCACTGAGACCCAGACCCAGAAATACTCCtacaaggaaagaaaaatggtGGATTGCGGCTTGGCTCAAGAAAGCAGCAATAGGCAGAGCCTAACATTCACAAAAGACGTAAGATGGAGGCAGTTCAAGTTGGACACCTGCAGTTATGGCAGCAAGTTCATATAACTTATaacatatgtgtatatatatatataatttatataacaTATAACGTAACTAAGTAAGTGCTGAAGAAAGCAGCGCATTCCTTGATACACTGAATACTGGACAACAGCTCCACTAGATATGCTGTTGTTTCACTGTCAATGAGTGCCTCTATGTACAGGAGATTTCTGCACCAATTTGAATGTGACCATTTTTGGGCTATAGAGGGCGCCTAGATCCCATAAAATATCCTGCTACTGAAAGTACGGTAGAGAatgacacacacagaaaaaaggaAATGACCAGTGATGTACACTATTTACAGTAtagcatgcaggctgccccaggaatCAACACAGAAGAAACTACACTTGAGGCTTATCTGATCCTGTAACTTGCCAGATCACAGCTGGCCTCATTTCAAGATCACCCTAGCACAGCATATTATACTGTCTCAAAGTTTAGCAACCTAATCTTATATCAAGACAAGATGTACTAGGAACCCCATGAGTCAGATACTGATTGCTAGTATCTTACTGTTTGTTAAACAATTATGGAAATACTCTTAACTAAGTCCCCCATTCTATGTGCTGCCCCCGAACTTCTGCATCTAAACCCAACACCAATGCCTCTCTTGCAGCAGATGTAATAAGTTTACTGTCCAAGGATGTGTTGGCAGCGTTTCCCAGTCATGTAGGCATCTTGTGGCAATGCAGGGTTTTTCTAGGACTCTGCTTTTGTCATGAGTTTGTAGGAAAGATCAACTGCAGTTAAAGCAggggactaaaaaaaaaaaaaaaaaaaaaaaaaaatttttaccTGCTCTTACCCCCCGGTACTCAGGAGTTGCAAACATGTCCCACTGGGAGACTAGAATGGCTGCAATGCCCAGGACACAAATCACGATCAAGTAGATGAAGCAGGGCTGAGGGTTGCAGTAGAAGGAATAGTACAGCCATGGAACAAAGCTGCCCATGATGAGAAGTGCGATGCCAGAATAATCCAGCCTAGAACAGGATAAAACAAGGTAACAAAGAGAGCCAACCCCAGATGTTCCTGTATCTACCATCTACTGCTTATATTGAGAGCCTACTTATCCCTGCAAAATGAGCTTCCTTACCTTGTTCACTGAATTATTACTTCCACACAGCCTCTTGCAGATTCTTGCCTAGCCATGCAGTTAGAAGATCTTTACTGAGCAGTGGTCAGCAGATGTATGCTGTTCCTCTGAGCTCAACATTCTACAGGCCCAGGGTATAAACAGCTGATGCCACTTAAGACTACCTCATGTTTTCAATCAGAGGGCAAGAAACTGACTACACACACTTGGGAGAATTTTCTTGATGCAAAAGAAAACAGATATGCACTGTGGGTCCTGCTTGAGTGCAGCCAGAATTCTGGACACTTCATTCTGACTTGTCTGACAAGCCCACACGAGGATGGCAAACGCAGACTCCCCATCCAGGGTCTCAGTGACCACATAACAGGCAACTACTCACATCAACAACCAAGGTCGTTTTACATCAACTAGGTGCAGAGCAAGCAGAGTTGCTACAATCCTGGACCTTGAGGCAGGACAGCTGGCCCTAGCCCCGCAGACTTTAACACACAGTTGAGCTGGACTGCAGCAGTTCTAACTGGGCCAAGAACTGCTGTCAGACTGTTTGCTTCCTGACAGGTGATTCATACACCACCACCACTTTGTGCAAGAACAAGTTCTTTAGTAGGGAAGTCTTTTGGTCCTTCTAGACTCTTTTCATGGTTGACCTGCAGACTTCTCAGCCCTGATTAAGTGACCTTTCCGAGGAAAACACCCTCATTGTCCAGCCAAAGGAGGGTGCTTAACAGGGGCATGAGCTATACCTCCTAAATCTCCTTTTATCTGACAGAACCTTTATGTCTAGCAATGCCCAAAAGGACccaaaatatattaaaagaaagaaaaaggcaaaaaaattACATCAAGACTTTGGAATATTAGCTGTGAATAGCTAAAAATTTAAGTATAGACATCTCAATGGccaagggaaaagaaaagaaaagctgtttCTGAGACTGCTCCAGTAAAAGGATATAGAAATTGGCACTCCACCGTGGTCTAAGGAATGTTGGGTTGGAAGAAACCACATGTACCCTTACTCACCAACTACAATCCAAATGTGTCTCTGGGGTCACGCAGCTAGGCATGTTACTACTACAATGGGGCTTCCAAACCCTAGCTATGATTCCCTGCCACTTCTGCCCAACTTTTTCCCATCTAACATATATTTCACCCTGGATACTTACTTGGAGAAGAGCCGAGAGACACCTTCTGAATGGCAGTAAACTGTGTGGAAAAGCCATGAAAAGGAGAGGCAAAGGATGGCTCCCAAGAAGAACATTCCAACAACTACCTTCTCCTGCACAGGTGCTACAAAGGACATGTTTGGCCGGAACATGTAGAAGATTCCCAGACACAAGAAAAACACACAACCTAAGTGAAGATAAAGCAGAGGTATCAGACCCATGCAATCTAAAAAGTATTATACTGGAACACGTCTACAGGTGTGCGGAAAACAGAACACAAGATTATGATGACAGTTTTACACTTCCATGTTCTCTGATCCAGTCAGTCACATGTTTGAGACTCACTTGTTGAATCTGATCAAACTGAATTTGTAGACATTTGAACAGAAATCATTGTTTCACTTGTTTTGTGAGGTATCCAGAATCTAGTTGAGCACACGACTGTCACTCTCAGCTAGGTACCAAATATGCATTTTGTCTCTGATAACCAATGTAAGTGGTAAGGAAAACTGTAAAGTTAGATGTAATACCACTCATCATGTCCTCTGTTTCCAAAGCAAAGGCTGAGAATCATGATTCCTAACCCTCATACAAATTATAGTCCCAGATTCCCCAAATGGTGGTAGTCACTGAAGAGCTCATCACCCAGAAGCACAACCTCCCTTTCCTCACCGATTGATGGACTTCTTGACGGACTAGTCTCAGAGAAAGATCAGAGCCCAATTTTCTGCTGTGGCATATTTATTCCAAAGCTTAAGTTTTTTGCCAAAGAATACCAGCTGTTGAGTGAACAGTAGAAGAGTGTAAGACTCCAAAGCTGGGCCAGAGGGTTGGTAGGACAGTCACTGCAATGCTAATTCTGAAACTAATTTGTGTCCAGTTAAATTTCCTGTCACACTATGATAATGTGCCCTGGGCAATGAGAAGGAGGTATTCAGCACAGGCAAAGGCACTCAAAAAGCTGCTCTTTTGCAAAAGTGACAGTTCAGATGTTTCTGGCAGGAAACAAGCAACACTTGTTGAATTTAATTCATGTTAAGGCACAGCAAACGATGCTCAACGTTGACAGCAAGGCTTGACCCTCCAGCTAGACCTATGACTCTAGTTTGGCAGGAAATGGAAAGTGCTGTGCAAGTAGCGCACACCTCCATGGGAGGAATGAAGAAGTCGgagctttgctgacaaaatggAGATTGGCACAAACAAGTCTGAGAAGAGCTACGTCCAGTTCTCAACTGAAAAGTAGTGACACTCCATCACTGCTTTAAACACAGAACTCCCCCAAAATACTTCTCACCTTGTTATTAATCCCATGTATTGGGGAAGAGGAGCACAACTGAGGGACAGAATATGCTAACAGTGTGCTTCTCCTTCCAACAAAAATGCTATCTCAACTGCAAAAGGCAGGGGGGCAACAGAACTGGGCAGGCACAAATATATTGAGCATTTACAGCACACACATTTCTCCTTTGTTCCTGAAAAAGCCACAAATCAatagcacagcactgctgtcaATTTGTATAATTGGAAAAAGGAGATACTAAAAGGGTGAATGTCCTTCTCTGGAATCCAAGAAATGTCTTCTAGTATATTCCTctatcccctacccccaccacgcCCTGAAAATTGCTGCAATTTTGTGCACTCTCAAGGCAAGAAGCGATCTTTGGATATATGCTTAAGATCTCTGTGTCAGCTATATCAAGAGGGGCTACATTCCAATGGCAAGGAAATCACCTTAATCCTAACCTTTGCTGGGAGAATTTTAACAAGGGATACCTTGAATCTTATCCACCATGTCACAGCTAGAAGAGTGACTGCATTTATGATTTTGCCCCAGCTAAGGGACATTCGACACCAGCCCTAAAACTCAGGCAACAGGTGGGTAAGTCTACAGGGGTTTCAGCCACTTCCACATCTACACAGTGCTATCCTACTGAAGatttctggcaaacagagccagatttttcagtcccaaGAGGGGTTTATGGCTCCTAGCTCCTACATGGTACTTCCTGGGAAGGTTAACTGGAGTAGGGCAATAGTCCCAGAGGACAGCAGGTCTTAATGCCCTGCATCTGGCAtcactggggccaggaggttGGGCAGAGCATCACAGAAGCAGGATTCTGTTTGATACAGATGCACACATGATGTTGTGGCAGGTTCCTCCAACATGACAGCAGTGAACCAACAGGCCAGAAAAGCAGCCACCACAGTGGAGTGCATGCCAGGCTGTCTCAGTCCACCAAAACATTTTTCCGGCTGCCTATGCTCTTCAATAAATAACAGTGCATATTCACTTTAAAATGGAAATACCTAGAAGATGTGTCCAGATGTTGCCAGTCTCAGTGTGTATTCTGAAGATGCTCTTGAAGCAAGCACGGAAGGAGGGCATAGGTGGTCTGTGCCCATGCAACAGATAATCATTATCCTTTAGCCAGTCGGGGAGAACATCGTGGGGTATGACCCGCCATCGGCCCTCCCACACCTGGAGGTTAAGAGCACATGGTTAGAATCTCAGCCAATGAAGTCCCATAAATCGTTTACATGGCAAAAGGAAAAAACAGGAACTCCTGAGTTCGTCTCAGTGCTTTAAAGTAACCAAAATGAATGCAGTAAGCATATGGAGCAGAGAGTGAAGGGTGCCTATTCTACTCAACACACTAATGGTCTGAACTTGAGCTAGCACTGTCACTAGTGCAGGAAGTGGAATACATCAAACATGCCAACACATGGAAACACAACCAGGCTCACTGTAACTACTCAACACAAGCTAAACGTCTATTTAATGTGCCTGGTTCATATGGCAGTAATGATTccacatttttttatttgtttattcattcatttttagTGGGGAACCCATTCACCCATTGAAGAAAACTAGGTATGGCTCTTCATCTTTAACAGATAAAGTTCCAAGCAGAGTCCCATCTCAAGAGCATTCCTGACAGTATGACCACTAGTGTTTGGTGCAGTATTTTAAATCTAATATGGGACAGTCAGTACTTATCCAGAATACACAAAGTGAGGAGAATTCTCTTATGGCTGAGCCTGATGCCCTTCCAGTACTACCAGCCCAAGAAGCAGAGGACCAGCAAGGAACCAAACTCTGATGCTCTGCTAGGAGATCTCCATCATTCTCAATTCTTGTATTCCTTCCCACCTATTCATGTGCCATTCCTGTAGAACAGGAAAGTACAAAGTCAGCAACCCTTCCAAGgaggagtgctgaaatgtgaccttttgacctctatgcacagtCCAAGCGCtcgtgatactttttaaagttattaacagtcctacttaaacagcttcattaataaataaagatgcagagctttaccatttaggtggtggttggtagcattagcttgtcTTTGTTAACCtacaggtgacatggctttgagcaagctccaagctgcacaggggagaaggtgcagggctgagctcctgcctctcatgctgatgaaaatcagcttgcgtgccaTTCTTGGCATCCGTGCTGTGGGTCGCTGACCCCTCTTGTAGAAGGCCCCCTTTGCAAAAAATCACTCATGCAGAGGCTCTTACACAGCACTCCCTCAGTGGCACAGCACTAACAAGATGCACTTAATCTTCACTCTGGCTCCTCAGCTGGCATAGCAATGCACAGAAGCATCAGGGGAAGGCTGCATACAATAGCATAGACAGCCTTTGGGTTTGCTCACTTAGCAACAAGTATATATAGGGCTCTATCAATTTCATGGCCATAAAAAATGCATCACGGACCATGAAATAAACCCTTTCCCATGAAATCTGATGTCTCCTTGTTCCTAGGAGTGCCACATCAAAAGGAGGTTTCTAGATCTAACGGGGCAAACGCAGAACACAACCTGTTCCTCTTCAGCAAACTGCTCtgaagaggggaggagggagtgggaacCAGACAGAGCCACATCTGGGtgcctccccctgctgcaggACGCTGTCTGGGACTGTGCAGCAGCCTGAGGTTCCTGCACCTGGAGGAGACTTGTGGTTGGACTGTACCTGCCCTTGTGCTGGTGGGGACTTCCTAGCTCagaatggggaagggaaggacATGGACAAGGAGTGAGTGTGGCATAGGGGGTGCAGAGGTTTCTGAAAGTGCAAGTATTGTTACTTCTACACTGGACAGGACTAGCTGCTAGGAGCCCCTAGCTGCAGCCATCCCTGCAGCACAAGTGAGACAAGACCCATCTCTTCCTTCTGCAGCTTCAGCAAGCTCTGcggttgctgccttcagagtccaGCTCCAGAGTCCAGATAGCAGCCAAACTGACACgctgattgaaagagcaatccgctgtGCCGACAGAGAGAGGTtagactgtccagctgctctctacAAAATGAGCTCTCGGAAGCACAGCACTGTCCCAGAagcccagtctgttgacagaggtctccctggaatgtccagactagctttctgttgacagaatctgtagaAAGAGGCATTTTGCCcgatgggggagcagcagaatgctgtccagAGAAGCTCTgagttctgtcgatttactgtccacaaaatgccttgggaatgtggatgttccacagcttttgttgacaaaacaccaattttattgacaaaactctatTGTAAATATAGCCAAGAATTAGTTGTGTTTCGTGTCACATGCACCAAAAATGAGGGTAGGGGGCTTCCTTATTtgagaaagaagaggaagaagaaaataaaataaaaaaatacaacacCCTCAAATGCAACCTGGACTTCACAGAATCCTTTTGCCAATGGCAAAGAGATGATGTTAGTATTCACAGGCAGCACTCCACCCAAATCCAAAATAAGGGCATCAGCCAGAAGCCAACACAATATATTCCCCACAACTTTAGCAGAACTGAGAGTCAAGGCCAACAATAGCCACATCATTCACAATGGATTTGTTTGGATGGACGTTTAAAGAGAACCCACTCGTCTATTTGTGTAGCAGAGAAAGTCCATTCTACAATGGAAGCAAATGATGATGTGGAGGCAAAAAATGTGCAAGTCTgaaggaaaaaagcagtaaagcagcactttaaagactaacaaaataatttattaggtgaactttcttgggacagacctacttcttcagaccatagccagaccagaacagagtcagtatttaaggcatagagaaccaaaaatagtaatcaagtagtaatgtttggttctctatgccttaaatattgagtctgttctggtatggctatgatctgaagaagtgggtctgtcccacaaaaggtcacctaataaattattttgttagtctttaaagtgctactttactgcttttttgttttgatagtatatagactagcatggctttctctgttactaatcaagcCTGCAGAAGTCTGTAAAGAAACGTCCTTGTAAACAAAAGCACATTGAAGTAGGATCTGGAAGCAGAGTGCTTTCATTCTGTCTCCTAACGTACATATTTCCCAAAGGGAACACATGAGCTACACTATGATCTTTAATCTCATTTCAGAATGTAGTCTCTATTGTTCCAAGCTTTCTAGTTCATGTAGTTATAGAATACTTGGGGtctcaaacagcagcagcattagCAGAATATATATAAGTGTTCAATGACCAAATCCATTGTGCACCTGCTCTTCCCCAGTTTACTGCTGGCATAGTTTACTTCAGGAATACGGCTTGTCAGTTACTGGAGCCCACTAGCTAAATGACTTTCTTGCTTACCTTACATACAAACTCTTCCATTTTTTCCATGGCATGGTGGGCTTGTAAAAGAGGGGACATACCCATAAACCCTTCATCTTCCTGAGCTGGTTCATCATTACAGTCGCATTCCTCAGAACTCTGGAAGAGAAAAACCAAACATTACATAAAAAAAGCTGATAAGGCAAAGAATCATCTTATATTTTTCTCCAAAACCAAACATAGGCTAGCAGTTGACGCGAAATTTCAATTCAAGACAAGGGGtaaaattttccaaagtgactGAGGTGTTTATACAAGTGCTATCCATGGTTTTTCCGAGCACAAACAAGCCAGGGAGGATggcgggggggttgtttgtttctcactgatgtggtccccgaCTGATTTGTCTATAGGTCAATGGTCCCAACCTGTAAAAGGTTCCTCAACCCTGCTATGAAGTCTCAAATTCTAATTTTGTTGGAATCACAAGATATTCCAAAGTTTTCAAGAAATATTGACAGGCGACTCCATCATTGATCTCCGAGATACTTCACCTTCCAGTACGATGAAGCTCACAAGCAAGTCTTCAAACTACAGCTCAGACACTCCCTCCCAGTTTAGTCCCACTTTGTGATACACAAACACTGGCAGATACATTAAGAATTTAATAAAGCAGCAAACTAAGGTATTTGATGCTAGaggaaataactttaaaaatgttaaaacccCTTATAAAAATAAGCCAACAGAAAATCTGAAAGTCTACAGCACAGGAAGCTCACTTGCATTTGGCAGAGGAGCGCTGAGGAAAAGAGACTTAGCCCATAAAAAATAAAAGAGGCTTTACATCAACACTGAAAACCATTGGCCACATATCCTGCATTTCTGATGTTTCAAGCCTGTTTCACAGAAAAGCAATCTAAGTCAAACATCAGCAAGATGTCACCTCCCATTTGGAGAGAGAACTGCTCCATTCATTATATTGATAATCATGAGAATAAGAGGTTTCTTAGGAATTGTTTTCAGTGGTCATTGCACCCTAATTTAAATGTTTAGCTGAAGTACAACTATAATAAGAATTGTCCCAAAACATCCATTTTTGCAGTATAAAAATCTTAGGAGGATCAGGAACACAGTGATTTAGAAGAAAGAATATCCATGATTCTTATACACAAATATTGCTCTGAGAGGTAGGTGTTAATTAGAAATTATAAGGAAGTCTCTCCTAACAAGTTCTCATATTCCCAGTAAGGCAAAATGAATCAACACACGTTTACTACTGATTTCTGTTTAATCTAGCAACAATAAAGTTTTGCTGAGAGCACCACCGTAGGCTCTGCCCTCTTAGTCCAATTCCTCTTCATGTCTTTCCAcagaacagggatcagcaacctgaagctctttaaagagtcatttgtggctcctggTGCCGACTCCTCTGCGGCTCCGGACTCTGTAACGTGATGAGCAACAGAAGCTGCTTTGCCTCatgagctgtgcatgctgcagggagacaggcacaggcagctccctccccctgcatggACCGCAGTGTGGGGAGTAGAAGGGCTGAAGAAAGGAGGGGTCAAGGGGCAACACATACGGGCCCCAGACTCAGG contains:
- the ADIPOR2 gene encoding adiponectin receptor protein 2, with product MTEPTDLENADIPEPVLRLRKGHMPNGTGQSNYDDDHSDEGLLLEEPTLSLDLRKSSEECDCNDEPAQEDEGFMGMSPLLQAHHAMEKMEEFVCKVWEGRWRVIPHDVLPDWLKDNDYLLHGHRPPMPSFRACFKSIFRIHTETGNIWTHLLGCVFFLCLGIFYMFRPNMSFVAPVQEKVVVGMFFLGAILCLSFSWLFHTVYCHSEGVSRLFSKLDYSGIALLIMGSFVPWLYYSFYCNPQPCFIYLIVICVLGIAAILVSQWDMFATPEYRGVRAGVFLGLGLSGVIPTLHFVISEGLLRAATMGQIGWLALMACLYITGAALYAARIPERFFPGKCDIWFHSHQLFHIFVVAGAFVHFHGVSNLQEFRFTVGGGCTEEGDMQ